Proteins encoded together in one Bacteroides ovatus window:
- a CDS encoding SusC/RagA family TonB-linked outer membrane protein, which yields MNRKFIYIGCTVFAMSLLSMTGVQAQEESKDSLVNVAFGKVAQEDLTHAISTVNTSELTKKTANNNSLVGLESFVGGYNGSSLWGQGPLVLVDGVPRSASSVKASEVESISMLKDAAAVVLYGSRAAKGVILITTKRGKDSPMHIDVRANVGVNVPKAYPKYLDADCYMTMYNEACRNDGIAERYDAGTIYNTAMGTNPYRYPDIDFYSSDYLRKFYTNSDVTGEVYGGNEKTHYYLNFGMNYANSLLKYGESKKAYDMSFNVRGNVDMALASWLKATTNAAIIFDNSYQGRGDFWGAASTLRPNWFAPLLPIDMMDPNVAYIQEYITNSNHLIDGKYLLGGTSADTTNPFSELLAAGYTKEKARRFMFDVAVMADLGGLLKGLSFKTAYSVDYTSYYSEAYAEKYAIYEPKWSNVNGKDMIIGLTKFNDDTKSTNEYVGKSTYDQTMTFSAQFDYNRTFKTFHNVSATLLGWGYQTQSSADEGHESSDYHRTSNVNLGLRASYNYDHKYYADFSGALVHSAKLPEGNRNAFSPSVTLGWRLSKEKFMESVGFVDDLKITASYAKLHQDLDISDYYMYKGYFSDKGGWFQWYDGTVGGNTTGSKRGDNPNLDFITREEVRAGIDATLFNRLLRINANYFTQKTSGLLTQGASTIYPSFFDLGTDLSFLPWINYNEDKRTGFDFSLSANKKIGDFDVTLGFNGMVFSSKASIRDEVANESYLLRQGRALDATYGYVCEGFFQDQADIEKHAKQTFGTVRPGDLKYKDINGDGVINSDDQIDLGAGGWSTSPFTFGLNLTLKYKNFTLFAMGSGQTGAVAFKNNSYYWNRGTSKFSEVVMGRWTEETKGTATYPRLSTSNGDNNFRNSTFWMYKNNVFRLSNVQLTYDFPTDTFNGTFIRGLSLYCGGSNLLTIAKEREYMEMSLGAPQYRNFYLGFKAAF from the coding sequence ATGAATAGAAAGTTTATATATATCGGCTGTACTGTTTTTGCCATGTCATTGCTTAGCATGACAGGTGTGCAGGCACAGGAGGAAAGCAAGGACAGCTTAGTGAATGTGGCTTTCGGCAAAGTTGCTCAGGAAGATTTGACTCATGCCATTTCTACTGTCAACACGTCAGAGCTGACAAAGAAGACTGCTAACAATAATAGCCTTGTGGGCCTTGAAAGTTTTGTCGGTGGTTACAATGGATCATCCCTTTGGGGACAAGGACCGTTGGTACTGGTAGACGGTGTGCCTCGTAGTGCATCAAGTGTAAAGGCTTCGGAAGTGGAAAGTATATCTATGCTGAAAGATGCGGCAGCTGTGGTACTCTATGGTAGCCGTGCCGCGAAAGGAGTAATTCTTATCACTACCAAGCGAGGCAAAGATTCACCCATGCATATCGATGTTCGTGCCAATGTAGGGGTGAATGTCCCGAAGGCTTATCCTAAGTACTTGGATGCAGATTGTTATATGACCATGTACAATGAAGCTTGTCGTAATGACGGTATAGCAGAAAGGTATGATGCCGGTACTATTTATAACACAGCAATGGGTACTAATCCTTATCGTTATCCGGACATAGACTTTTATAGTTCAGATTATTTAAGAAAGTTCTATACTAATTCTGATGTTACGGGTGAAGTGTATGGAGGTAATGAAAAGACTCATTATTACTTGAACTTCGGTATGAATTATGCTAATAGCCTGTTGAAATACGGTGAGTCAAAGAAAGCTTATGATATGAGTTTTAATGTACGTGGTAATGTGGATATGGCACTGGCTTCATGGCTTAAAGCAACTACTAATGCTGCTATTATCTTTGACAATAGTTATCAAGGCCGTGGTGACTTTTGGGGAGCGGCTTCTACATTGCGCCCCAACTGGTTTGCACCATTATTACCCATTGATATGATGGATCCTAATGTTGCATATATACAGGAATATATAACTAACAGCAATCATCTTATAGACGGTAAGTATCTGTTAGGAGGTACTTCGGCAGACACGACAAACCCGTTTTCCGAATTGCTTGCTGCTGGATATACGAAGGAAAAAGCACGTAGATTTATGTTTGATGTGGCGGTGATGGCGGATCTTGGAGGCTTGTTAAAGGGTTTATCTTTCAAAACTGCTTATAGCGTAGATTACACTTCTTATTATTCAGAAGCTTATGCTGAAAAGTATGCTATTTATGAGCCTAAATGGTCTAATGTGAATGGTAAGGATATGATTATCGGACTTACCAAATTCAATGATGATACAAAATCAACTAACGAATATGTAGGTAAATCGACTTACGACCAGACCATGACTTTCAGTGCACAGTTTGATTATAACCGTACATTTAAGACATTCCATAATGTATCTGCGACCTTGTTGGGATGGGGATATCAGACACAAAGTTCAGCTGATGAAGGTCATGAGAGTAGTGATTATCATCGTACCAGCAACGTAAATCTGGGATTGCGTGCTTCTTATAATTACGATCATAAATATTATGCAGACTTTAGTGGTGCTTTGGTACATTCAGCCAAGCTGCCGGAAGGAAATCGCAACGCTTTTTCTCCATCGGTCACTTTGGGATGGAGACTTAGTAAAGAGAAGTTTATGGAAAGTGTAGGCTTTGTGGACGATCTGAAGATTACGGCTTCTTATGCCAAGTTGCATCAGGATCTTGATATTTCTGATTACTATATGTATAAGGGCTATTTTTCTGACAAAGGCGGTTGGTTTCAATGGTATGATGGAACGGTGGGTGGTAATACGACCGGTTCAAAACGAGGTGACAATCCGAATCTTGACTTTATCACTCGTGAGGAAGTTCGTGCAGGTATAGACGCCACTTTATTCAATAGACTGTTGAGAATTAATGCGAACTATTTTACTCAGAAGACTAGTGGACTTCTTACTCAAGGTGCTTCTACTATTTATCCTTCGTTTTTCGATTTAGGTACAGATCTTTCATTTTTACCTTGGATCAATTATAATGAAGACAAACGTACTGGTTTTGATTTTTCACTAAGTGCAAATAAAAAGATAGGTGATTTCGACGTGACTCTCGGGTTTAATGGAATGGTATTTTCTTCAAAAGCTTCTATTCGTGATGAAGTGGCGAATGAGTCTTATTTGTTGCGCCAGGGGCGTGCACTTGATGCAACTTATGGATATGTTTGCGAAGGTTTCTTTCAAGATCAGGCTGATATCGAGAAACATGCCAAGCAGACATTCGGCACAGTTCGTCCCGGTGACCTGAAGTATAAGGATATCAATGGTGATGGTGTAATCAATAGTGATGATCAGATTGATCTGGGTGCAGGCGGGTGGTCTACATCACCATTTACTTTTGGTTTGAATTTGACATTGAAATACAAGAACTTTACTCTTTTTGCAATGGGATCGGGACAAACCGGTGCGGTGGCTTTTAAAAATAATTCTTATTACTGGAACAGAGGTACGAGCAAGTTCTCAGAAGTCGTTATGGGACGTTGGACTGAAGAAACGAAAGGAACAGCTACTTATCCTCGTCTTTCTACCAGCAATGGTGATAATAACTTCCGTAATTCTACTTTCTGGATGTACAAGAATAATGTTTTCCGTTTGAGTAATGTGCAGCTTACTTATGATTTTCCTACAGATACTTTCAACGGAACTTTCATACGTGGACTTAGCTTGTATTGTGGTGGAAGCAACTTACTTACAATAGCAAAAGAACGTGAGTATATGGAGATGAGTTTGGGGGCTCCCCAATACCGGAATTTCTATCTAGGCTTTAAGGCCGCATTCTAA
- a CDS encoding SusC/RagA family TonB-linked outer membrane protein, producing MVMKNVTKKIQKIPYLFLLMLFSFVTASAQKGITVRGTVLDSNGETIIGASVTLKGNNSVGTISDIDGNFVLTVPSEKSVLIVSYVGMKPQEVKVSSKGMIKVTLEDDTKQLEEVVVVGYGQQKKASVVGAITQTSGKTLERAGGVTSLGSALTGSLPGVITSASSGMPGAEDPQIIIRTQSSWNNSEPLILVDGIEREMSSVDISSVENISVLKDASATAVYGVKGANGVILITTKRGKEGKASVQIKANVTAKVASKLPEKYDAYDTFYLLNNSIEREACLNPNGWNDYTPTSIIDKYRHPANAEEWDRYPNTDWEKALFNSTAMSYNTSVNVSGGTKIVSYFAAADFVSEGDLFKVYDNRRGYDYGFGYNRINVRSNLDFQLTKTTKFSTNLFGSNAQRTVPWDYNDQDATFWAAAYKSAPDAMRPIYSNGMWGWYQPRDADVPNSVYKLAVAGSEKRTTTKMTSDFILEQDLHMLTKGLKFKANFSMDYTFVENKRGVNDMYHNSQRMWVRPDTGEIILEQPELGTGLDAIINPIYWEHQAGSVNTGATYRKLYYSMQMDYTRNFGKHEVTALALFSRLKEASGSVFPIYREDWVFRLTYNYAMRYFFETNGAYNGSEKFGPDYRFAFFPSFSLGWMISEEKIVKNNLKFLDMLKLRASWGRVGDDAVVQPWQRFTDGRFLYKNQLDYGGNTLMGNIKPANTPYTYYTISRLGNPNISWETVEKRNLGIDYAFLGGAVAGSVDIFNDTRTDILVKGSDRAIASYFGTDAPYANLGKVSSHGYELELRLNHTFNNGIRAWLNTSMTHAVNKVKFRDDAPLKPDYQKGAGHAINQVYSYIDHGNLATWDDVIGSPVWTTGNDAKLPGDYNIVDFNGDGVIDADDRAPYQYSTMPQNTYNASIGAEWKGFSIFAQFYGVNNVTREVNFPTFRSTAHVAYAEGDYWTPDGSATLPAPRWGTTIDQAASGTRYWYDGSYLRLKNVELSYTFQKSNWLKKMGIKNCRIYLNGDNLYMWTKMPDDRESNTGYSSSDGAYPTMRRFNLGIDITL from the coding sequence ATGGTAATGAAAAATGTAACGAAGAAAATTCAAAAAATTCCTTACCTGTTTCTCCTTATGTTGTTTAGTTTTGTAACAGCATCAGCACAGAAAGGGATAACGGTGAGGGGAACGGTTCTTGACAGTAATGGTGAGACAATCATTGGAGCCTCGGTAACTTTAAAAGGTAATAATTCAGTAGGTACGATCTCAGATATAGATGGCAATTTTGTGTTGACTGTGCCCAGTGAGAAGTCCGTCCTTATTGTTTCGTATGTAGGAATGAAACCACAGGAAGTGAAAGTATCTTCCAAAGGGATGATAAAAGTGACGTTGGAAGATGATACCAAACAACTGGAAGAAGTAGTAGTTGTAGGTTACGGACAACAGAAGAAAGCGTCAGTGGTAGGTGCTATCACGCAGACAAGTGGCAAGACACTGGAACGTGCCGGTGGTGTAACTAGTCTTGGTTCAGCATTGACAGGGTCTTTGCCGGGAGTTATTACTTCTGCTTCTTCTGGTATGCCTGGTGCAGAAGATCCTCAGATTATCATTCGTACACAGAGCTCGTGGAATAATAGTGAACCTTTAATATTGGTGGATGGTATTGAACGTGAGATGAGTTCGGTAGATATCTCGTCTGTAGAGAATATTTCAGTGCTAAAAGACGCCTCTGCTACGGCTGTTTATGGTGTGAAGGGTGCCAATGGTGTAATTCTTATAACTACCAAACGTGGTAAGGAAGGAAAAGCTAGTGTGCAAATCAAAGCTAATGTAACAGCAAAGGTGGCATCCAAACTACCGGAGAAGTATGATGCATACGATACTTTTTATCTGTTGAATAACTCTATTGAACGCGAGGCTTGTCTTAATCCTAATGGCTGGAATGACTATACTCCGACTTCCATTATTGATAAGTATCGTCATCCTGCCAATGCGGAAGAATGGGATCGTTATCCTAATACTGATTGGGAAAAAGCACTGTTTAATAGTACAGCCATGTCTTACAATACCAGTGTCAATGTTTCCGGAGGTACAAAAATTGTCAGTTATTTTGCAGCGGCTGATTTTGTAAGTGAGGGTGACTTGTTTAAAGTATATGATAACCGTCGTGGCTATGATTATGGTTTTGGCTATAATCGTATTAATGTGCGTAGTAATTTGGATTTCCAATTGACTAAAACTACAAAGTTTTCTACCAATCTATTTGGATCGAATGCTCAGCGTACCGTACCATGGGACTATAATGACCAAGATGCAACTTTTTGGGCAGCAGCCTATAAAAGTGCTCCTGATGCCATGCGTCCGATTTATTCTAACGGTATGTGGGGATGGTATCAACCTCGTGATGCCGATGTGCCTAACTCCGTATACAAACTGGCTGTAGCAGGGTCGGAGAAACGTACGACTACAAAGATGACTTCAGATTTTATCCTTGAGCAAGATTTGCATATGCTTACCAAAGGGCTGAAATTCAAAGCTAATTTCTCAATGGACTATACATTCGTTGAAAATAAGCGTGGTGTCAATGATATGTATCATAATTCTCAGCGTATGTGGGTTAGACCTGATACTGGAGAAATTATTTTGGAACAACCGGAGCTTGGTACCGGTTTGGATGCTATTATCAATCCTATCTATTGGGAACATCAGGCTGGTAGCGTGAATACTGGTGCTACTTATCGTAAGCTTTATTATTCCATGCAAATGGATTATACACGAAATTTCGGTAAACATGAAGTGACTGCTCTTGCTCTTTTCAGTCGTTTGAAAGAAGCGTCGGGCAGTGTGTTCCCTATTTATCGTGAAGATTGGGTGTTTCGTTTAACTTATAATTATGCTATGCGCTACTTCTTTGAAACTAATGGTGCCTATAATGGTTCTGAGAAGTTCGGTCCTGATTACCGTTTTGCTTTTTTCCCTTCTTTTTCATTAGGATGGATGATTAGCGAGGAAAAAATTGTTAAGAACAATCTGAAATTTCTCGATATGTTGAAGTTACGAGCTTCTTGGGGTAGAGTGGGAGATGATGCGGTGGTTCAGCCTTGGCAAAGATTTACAGATGGTCGTTTCTTATATAAAAATCAGTTGGATTATGGAGGTAATACACTGATGGGTAATATTAAGCCTGCTAATACTCCTTATACTTACTACACAATCAGTCGACTGGGGAATCCTAATATCTCATGGGAAACTGTAGAAAAGAGAAATTTAGGTATTGATTATGCTTTTTTAGGAGGGGCGGTTGCCGGTTCGGTGGATATATTCAATGACACTCGTACTGATATTTTGGTGAAGGGAAGCGATAGAGCGATAGCTTCTTATTTTGGAACTGATGCTCCTTATGCTAATCTCGGTAAAGTGAGCAGTCATGGTTATGAGTTGGAGTTGAGATTGAACCATACTTTTAATAATGGTATTCGTGCTTGGCTCAATACTAGCATGACTCATGCTGTCAACAAAGTAAAATTCCGTGATGATGCACCTTTGAAACCTGATTACCAGAAAGGGGCGGGACACGCCATTAATCAGGTATATTCTTATATTGATCATGGTAATCTTGCTACATGGGATGACGTGATTGGAAGTCCGGTTTGGACAACGGGTAATGATGCAAAACTCCCTGGGGATTATAACATTGTCGATTTTAATGGCGACGGTGTAATTGATGCTGATGACCGTGCTCCCTATCAGTATTCTACGATGCCTCAGAATACTTACAATGCTTCAATTGGAGCTGAATGGAAGGGATTTAGCATTTTTGCACAGTTCTATGGAGTAAACAATGTGACTCGTGAAGTCAATTTCCCGACGTTCCGTAGCACTGCCCATGTAGCTTATGCTGAAGGTGATTATTGGACTCCCGATGGGAGTGCTACTCTGCCCGCACCGCGTTGGGGGACCACTATTGATCAAGCAGCATCAGGCACTAGATATTGGTACGATGGTTCTTATTTGCGTTTGAAAAACGTTGAATTGTCCTATACTTTCCAAAAATCAAACTGGTTGAAGAAGATGGGGATCAAAAACTGCCGTATATATCTGAACGGTGATAATCTTTATATGTGGACTAAAATGCCGGATGATCGCGAATCTAATACCGGATATAGTTCTTCTGATGGTGCTTATCCGACAATGCGCCGTTTCAATCTTGGTATCGACATTACTTTATAA
- a CDS encoding RagB/SusD family nutrient uptake outer membrane protein yields the protein MNKYINKIFLTSVITLAGMLGATSCTDYLDKSPYSDIEENDPYKNFKNFQGFTEELYNCIPVVSNSEYHTSFNFGEEDYWEPQELRLFARNIDYGDFWGWTTCYYSYPSSIRGGKANSQERSDKGNLWKLCWYGIRKANIGIANLGNLVSATEEERNLIEGQLYFFRGWFHFMLMEWWGGMPYVDQVLPPDVAPALSRLTWQECAEKCVADFDHAIPLLPVDWDQTTAGRATLGLNDTRINKIMALAYKGKTLLWAGSPLMNWASGGDKEYDAGRCKRAAEAFGEALKIVEDTKRYELADMENYNDLFVVYNSGGKLNGVKEAIFRENLVQYDGRWNYNMNTDFRPRSHINAGIKCYPTANYVNYFGMANGYPIKDMTKADAESGYDPKYPWKNRDPRFYKDIIFDGEWCGETGNGQYCQLYTNGADSEEKDPQKGCFTGYMNSKLCLKIVNNANVRGAHYAVLSLMRLADVYLMYSEATAVGYGSPQSKASSFYMTAEDAINEIRDRAGVAHVLDRFTGNTTDFLGEIRRERAVELAFEGFRFMDLRRWMLLDKSPYTLKTKIEFDRVPTASYNKEHPEENEIMNLKEVVLVERKYTDRHYWLPLPKADVYLYEGFGQNPGW from the coding sequence ATGAATAAGTATATTAATAAAATATTCCTTACGTCGGTCATCACTTTGGCCGGTATGTTGGGAGCTACTTCTTGTACTGACTATTTGGACAAATCTCCATATAGTGACATTGAAGAAAATGATCCATATAAGAATTTCAAGAATTTCCAGGGATTTACCGAGGAACTCTATAACTGTATACCTGTTGTATCAAACAGTGAGTATCATACTAGTTTTAATTTTGGTGAGGAAGATTATTGGGAGCCACAGGAGCTTCGCCTCTTTGCCCGTAATATTGACTATGGTGATTTCTGGGGATGGACTACCTGTTATTATTCTTATCCTTCTTCTATACGTGGTGGAAAGGCTAATTCACAGGAACGCAGTGATAAGGGTAATTTGTGGAAACTTTGCTGGTATGGTATCCGTAAGGCTAACATTGGTATAGCTAATCTTGGTAATTTGGTAAGTGCTACAGAAGAAGAACGTAATCTTATTGAAGGACAACTTTATTTTTTCCGTGGATGGTTTCATTTTATGTTGATGGAATGGTGGGGTGGAATGCCTTATGTTGACCAAGTATTACCGCCGGATGTTGCTCCTGCATTATCCAGACTTACCTGGCAAGAGTGTGCTGAAAAATGTGTGGCTGATTTTGACCATGCTATTCCTTTGCTTCCCGTTGACTGGGACCAAACCACAGCTGGTAGAGCTACTCTTGGTTTGAATGATACTCGTATTAATAAAATTATGGCTTTGGCCTATAAAGGGAAGACATTGCTTTGGGCGGGTAGTCCGCTAATGAACTGGGCTTCCGGAGGTGACAAAGAGTATGATGCGGGACGTTGTAAGCGTGCAGCTGAAGCTTTTGGCGAAGCTTTGAAGATTGTTGAGGATACTAAACGCTATGAATTAGCAGATATGGAAAATTATAACGACCTGTTTGTCGTATACAATTCCGGCGGTAAGCTTAACGGGGTGAAAGAAGCTATCTTCCGCGAAAATTTAGTGCAGTATGATGGTCGTTGGAACTATAACATGAATACGGATTTTCGTCCGCGTTCTCATATCAATGCTGGTATTAAATGTTATCCGACTGCTAATTATGTAAATTATTTTGGTATGGCTAATGGCTATCCGATCAAAGATATGACAAAAGCCGATGCAGAATCAGGATATGATCCTAAGTATCCTTGGAAAAATCGTGATCCGCGTTTTTATAAAGACATCATATTTGACGGTGAATGGTGTGGAGAAACTGGAAACGGACAATATTGCCAGTTGTATACGAATGGAGCGGACAGTGAAGAGAAAGATCCACAGAAAGGGTGTTTTACAGGTTATATGAATAGTAAGCTCTGTCTAAAAATAGTGAATAATGCTAACGTCAGAGGTGCTCACTACGCTGTTTTAAGTTTGATGCGTTTAGCGGATGTTTATCTGATGTACTCGGAGGCAACGGCTGTAGGTTATGGCTCTCCGCAAAGTAAAGCTTCTAGCTTCTATATGACGGCTGAGGATGCTATCAATGAGATTCGTGATCGTGCCGGTGTGGCTCACGTACTTGATCGATTTACTGGAAATACGACAGACTTTCTTGGTGAGATTCGCCGCGAGCGTGCCGTAGAACTTGCTTTTGAGGGCTTTCGCTTTATGGATCTCCGTCGTTGGATGCTTCTTGATAAGAGTCCTTATACCTTGAAGACAAAGATTGAGTTTGACCGTGTACCTACCGCAAGCTATAACAAAGAGCATCCGGAGGAGAATGAAATCATGAATTTGAAAGAAGTGGTACTGGTGGAGAGAAAGTATACCGACAGACACTATTGGCTGCCATTACCCAAAGCAGATGTTTACTTGTATGAAGGCTTTGGCCAGAATCCGGGATGGTAA